A part of Halobacillus shinanisalinarum genomic DNA contains:
- a CDS encoding plastocyanin/azurin family copper-binding protein — protein sequence MVTPLYLILVTILLLSGIAVGKTVYYKKKVTCMTGMMIAMTLGMSVGLMMGLILGILFSGNLFLSTVLGMLAGMVVGFLAGVPISIMAVLDGLLSGLMGGMMGAMLGEMIAPEYRDAIVKIMFTLFLATMVLLLYMIQKEVKRSETPLFRNPLLTVALLGLIFVAFNQLGPIFPQTISGQQGHSEHNEEGNNLRIKADEFTFSPNKTKIQVGERVTLSLENNGEIQHDLEIINLTVEEAEKNKTHDHGEENDNIHVHAAPGEEKSVSFVPVESGTYRFICTLPGHQESGMFGTIKVS from the coding sequence TTGGTCACACCGTTATACTTGATACTTGTAACCATTCTCTTGCTCTCGGGCATAGCTGTTGGTAAGACTGTTTATTACAAAAAGAAAGTGACTTGTATGACCGGCATGATGATTGCGATGACCCTTGGAATGAGCGTCGGTCTAATGATGGGGTTAATTTTGGGGATTCTATTTTCAGGTAATTTATTTTTATCAACGGTATTGGGGATGCTTGCTGGGATGGTTGTTGGATTCTTAGCTGGTGTACCCATCAGTATTATGGCGGTACTTGATGGGTTACTGTCCGGTCTCATGGGGGGAATGATGGGTGCAATGCTGGGTGAAATGATTGCGCCAGAGTATCGTGATGCCATCGTAAAAATTATGTTTACGTTGTTTCTCGCGACTATGGTACTCCTTCTCTATATGATCCAAAAAGAAGTAAAGAGAAGTGAGACACCCTTGTTTAGGAATCCACTTTTAACGGTGGCTCTTTTGGGATTAATCTTTGTTGCATTTAATCAATTAGGTCCCATTTTCCCTCAAACAATATCTGGCCAACAAGGTCATTCAGAACATAACGAAGAGGGAAATAACTTACGCATTAAAGCTGATGAGTTCACCTTTTCACCTAATAAGACGAAAATACAGGTTGGGGAGAGAGTAACATTATCATTGGAGAATAATGGTGAGATACAACACGACTTGGAAATTATAAATCTTACTGTAGAGGAAGCTGAGAAAAATAAAACCCATGATCATGGTGAGGAGAATGATAACATTCATGTACATGCTGCGCCTGGAGAAGAAAAAAGTGTCTCCTTTGTTCCTGTTGAAAGTGGCACATATCGTTTTATTTGTACGCTGCCAGGACATCAAGAATCAGGAATGTTTGGAACGATTAAGGTCTCCTAA
- a CDS encoding sensor histidine kinase — protein sequence MNKVVLKLGGTIMALFLIVLLPLGYVANQIFTNFYYSQVQEDIEDLSHKFALTITSLEDEDFTSMFKTLADLTNKEILIIDPDGKVIVNSGVQNPTLSKEDIKQLSGGKPLQKRFDNSNRENSYLGSGHPIIQSNTFKGVFFVLAPINDIQEPVGKIRDLLILSAVGALFLALGFTFVLSKKMSDPLLEMEQATREISKGNLDTRVDISSGDELGSLGRAINDLAFETNRYRSNRREFFANVSHELRTPISYLKGYSQVLKQGLYQTEQERLQYLNIIENETDRMVRLINDLFELSKMEEGKIELQMSNLNLAEVLETSFLKVKIEIEKKGLTLKGQIDNGVPDIEADGIRMEQIFTNLLANALRYTKKGSIHVDVWHEEDHVHVIIEDTGVGIPEGELPLIFERFHRVEKSRSRDLGGTGLGLAIVKNLVELQHGEISVSSQVGIGTRFELRFPVAGKEAT from the coding sequence ATGAATAAAGTTGTTCTAAAACTTGGCGGGACCATTATGGCATTGTTTCTAATTGTGTTACTGCCATTAGGATATGTTGCCAACCAAATATTCACCAATTTTTATTATAGTCAAGTTCAAGAAGATATCGAAGACCTTTCTCATAAGTTTGCACTTACAATCACTTCGCTTGAAGACGAGGATTTTACCAGTATGTTTAAAACACTTGCTGATTTAACGAATAAAGAAATTTTAATTATAGATCCAGATGGAAAAGTCATCGTTAACTCTGGTGTCCAGAATCCCACTCTATCTAAGGAAGACATCAAACAATTATCAGGAGGGAAGCCCCTCCAAAAAAGATTTGATAATTCGAATAGAGAGAATAGTTACTTAGGGTCTGGTCATCCCATTATTCAATCGAATACGTTTAAGGGCGTTTTCTTTGTCTTGGCTCCCATAAACGATATTCAAGAACCTGTTGGTAAAATTAGAGATTTGCTCATATTGTCGGCTGTAGGTGCGCTATTTTTAGCCCTTGGATTTACATTTGTACTATCCAAAAAAATGTCAGACCCATTATTGGAAATGGAACAAGCGACTCGGGAAATTTCAAAAGGGAATTTGGATACAAGGGTGGATATTTCTTCTGGCGATGAATTAGGTTCATTAGGGAGAGCGATTAATGATCTTGCATTTGAAACAAATCGATATCGAAGTAATCGAAGAGAATTTTTTGCCAACGTATCACATGAATTACGCACCCCCATATCGTATCTAAAGGGATATTCCCAGGTGTTGAAGCAAGGTCTTTATCAAACGGAGCAGGAAAGGTTGCAGTATCTTAACATTATTGAAAATGAAACAGATCGGATGGTTAGGCTAATCAATGACTTGTTTGAATTGTCAAAAATGGAAGAAGGGAAAATAGAACTTCAAATGTCGAACCTCAACCTTGCAGAGGTTTTAGAAACCTCCTTTTTAAAAGTTAAAATAGAAATAGAGAAAAAAGGATTAACATTAAAAGGTCAAATAGACAATGGTGTCCCTGATATAGAGGCTGATGGCATCCGTATGGAACAAATCTTCACCAATCTGTTAGCTAATGCCCTTCGGTATACGAAAAAAGGATCCATTCATGTTGATGTTTGGCATGAAGAAGATCATGTACATGTGATTATTGAGGATACGGGTGTTGGAATTCCAGAGGGAGAACTTCCCCTCATTTTTGAACGTTTCCACCGTGTCGAAAAGTCTAGGTCGCGAGATCTGGGGGGGACAGGTTTAGGATTGGCTATTGTAAAGAATTTGGTTGAACTCCAGCATGGGGAGATCTCAGTGAGTAGCCAGGTGGGTATAGGAACGAGATTTGAGCTACGTTTCCCAGTAGCTGGTAAGGAGGCAACATGA
- a CDS encoding multicopper oxidase family protein: MNKKWVTILTMTIVLGAIFAFNQWAIPSEAQNDSSDKPPAKYADIESPGLETMSGEKVNGVRKYELTAEPVTQKFIDGYKVKAWGYNGSSPGPTLVAKEGDTVEITVNNNLPEATSIHWHGLEVPNDMDGVPMVQDSPKIEPGESYTYKFKLEQSGTYMYHSHTNVSKQELMGLAGSFVIQPKKQNQQVDRDIVMMLQEWTLKGAGGHGSMDMNTGNGMNMEQENSDENHDDDSMKADGNKSGVYEINPMGMEPNMFTINGKSYPSTESIKVTKGETVRIRFTNLSGNSHPMHMHGDDFKVVAADGNRISKAAQLEKNTINIAPGETWDVEFTAENLGKWPIHCHKPHHTMNANGETGGMFTIIEVTE; encoded by the coding sequence ATGAATAAGAAATGGGTCACTATCCTAACAATGACAATAGTATTAGGTGCTATATTTGCCTTTAACCAATGGGCTATTCCGTCTGAGGCTCAAAATGATTCTTCAGATAAGCCCCCAGCCAAATACGCAGATATTGAATCACCTGGCCTGGAAACAATGAGTGGGGAAAAGGTAAATGGGGTCAGGAAGTATGAGTTAACGGCCGAACCTGTGACTCAAAAATTCATCGATGGCTATAAGGTAAAAGCTTGGGGTTACAATGGTAGCAGTCCTGGGCCAACACTGGTGGCCAAAGAAGGCGACACAGTAGAGATCACCGTTAACAACAATCTACCTGAAGCAACATCTATACATTGGCATGGACTTGAGGTTCCAAATGATATGGATGGTGTGCCAATGGTACAGGATTCTCCGAAAATTGAACCAGGTGAATCTTACACTTATAAATTTAAGTTGGAACAATCAGGCACGTACATGTACCATTCGCATACAAATGTGTCTAAACAGGAGTTAATGGGCTTGGCAGGATCTTTTGTCATTCAACCTAAAAAACAAAATCAACAAGTAGATAGAGATATTGTCATGATGTTGCAGGAATGGACTCTAAAAGGTGCAGGTGGTCATGGATCTATGGATATGAACACGGGGAATGGCATGAATATGGAGCAAGAAAACAGCGACGAGAATCATGACGATGACAGTATGAAGGCGGATGGAAACAAATCAGGGGTCTATGAGATTAATCCTATGGGAATGGAGCCGAACATGTTTACGATTAACGGCAAATCTTACCCTTCAACGGAATCGATCAAGGTTACAAAAGGTGAGACCGTTCGTATTCGATTTACAAACCTAAGTGGCAATTCTCACCCTATGCATATGCACGGTGATGATTTTAAAGTCGTTGCGGCGGATGGCAATCGTATTAGCAAAGCAGCCCAACTTGAAAAAAATACTATCAATATTGCACCAGGGGAAACATGGGATGTTGAGTTCACTGCTGAAAACCTTGGCAAATGGCCGATCCATTGTCACAAACCTCACCACACCATGAATGCTAATGGTGAAACAGGCGGTATGTTCACCATCATTGAAGTTACTGAATAA
- a CDS encoding D-alanyl-D-alanine carboxypeptidase family protein, with the protein MKKMIWFITTILAVNTLITTEALAQSDTSPPMIGSEAAIMIDSKTGTVLYDKNANQKMYPASLTKIAAAIYAIETGNLEDVVTVSQKARNTVGTRVYLEEGEQVSLKKLIQGLLVNSGNDAGVAIAEHLSGSVERFSADLNQYLKNVIGVANTNFENPHGLFHPNHVTTAKDLTKITQYAMKNEVFRKIFGTEELKWNGESWDTTLYTHHKLMRQKGYEWITGGKTGYVDQSGFTLATTAEKEGLSVILITLNSDSQADAYNDTIKLLNYGFEHFKTESISKGATFTVDGKEYKASKRLLFTQRVNEKVSKKIKKDGTLEIVNQDGTVLTSFQLDKVKKEKSMDVQTSTAPKNVEAGLAIGPNLPKLLFVAISIVLSIVLSIVGLFYRHLRNT; encoded by the coding sequence ATGAAAAAAATGATATGGTTTATAACAACTATTCTAGCAGTAAATACCTTAATTACTACTGAAGCTCTTGCTCAATCCGATACTTCCCCGCCGATGATAGGTAGTGAGGCTGCCATCATGATTGATTCAAAAACGGGAACCGTACTTTATGATAAAAATGCAAATCAAAAAATGTATCCGGCTAGTTTAACCAAAATTGCAGCAGCTATCTATGCGATAGAAACCGGTAATCTAGAGGATGTTGTAACGGTCAGTCAGAAGGCAAGAAACACGGTAGGTACAAGGGTCTATTTAGAAGAGGGAGAACAAGTCTCTTTGAAAAAGCTGATTCAGGGATTATTGGTTAACTCCGGAAATGATGCGGGTGTAGCCATTGCGGAACACTTAAGTGGAAGTGTGGAACGTTTTTCTGCAGATTTGAATCAATACTTGAAAAATGTGATTGGTGTGGCGAATACCAACTTTGAAAATCCGCATGGCCTCTTTCATCCTAACCATGTAACAACGGCTAAGGATTTAACTAAAATAACCCAGTATGCCATGAAAAATGAGGTTTTTAGGAAAATATTCGGAACCGAAGAATTAAAGTGGAACGGAGAAAGTTGGGATACGACGCTTTATACCCACCATAAATTAATGAGACAGAAAGGTTATGAATGGATTACGGGAGGAAAGACAGGTTATGTAGATCAATCAGGATTTACTTTGGCAACCACAGCTGAAAAAGAGGGGTTAAGTGTCATCCTCATTACCTTAAACAGTGATTCGCAGGCGGACGCTTATAACGATACTATTAAGCTATTAAACTATGGTTTTGAACACTTTAAAACAGAGAGTATTTCAAAAGGAGCTACATTTACAGTAGATGGGAAAGAGTATAAAGCATCTAAAAGGTTACTTTTTACTCAACGCGTAAATGAGAAAGTGAGTAAAAAAATCAAAAAGGATGGAACTTTAGAAATTGTTAACCAGGACGGGACCGTACTAACTTCATTTCAGTTAGATAAGGTCAAAAAAGAAAAATCAATGGATGTGCAGACCTCAACAGCTCCAAAAAACGTAGAAGCAGGCTTAGCCATTGGCCCTAATCTCCCGAAACTATTATTTGTTGCCATAAGTATCGTTTTAAGTATCGTTTTAAGTATCGTTGGACTATTCTATAGACACCTTCGGAATACTTAG
- the copZ gene encoding copper chaperone CopZ, whose product MQTTLNVKGMTCGHCESSVKAALQELNGVQDVNVDLSTGKVDVSYEGDVSDDQMKEAIEEQGYDVVS is encoded by the coding sequence ATGCAAACAACATTAAACGTAAAAGGAATGACTTGTGGTCATTGTGAGTCCTCAGTAAAAGCAGCGCTTCAGGAATTAAACGGTGTTCAAGATGTAAATGTTGATCTTTCTACAGGTAAAGTGGATGTCTCTTATGAGGGCGATGTCAGTGATGATCAAATGAAAGAAGCAATTGAAGAACAAGGCTATGATGTTGTTTCCTAA
- a CDS encoding response regulator transcription factor, with product MDYRILVVDDEWNMRNLVKIYLSKEKYQIDEAKDGNEAIQMAQQSPYDLMVLDIMLPDINGWEVCLTIRQTKQMPILMLTARNDIKDRVHGLNLGADDYLVKPFASEELVARVKALLRRQKINEETNDTFLHFENLSINEESREVKVLESPVELTPKEFDILYLIASQQKRVFTREILLDSIWSPGEFRDLRAIDTHVKNIREKLRKIGLSYNPIKTVWGVGYKFNISEDWK from the coding sequence GTGGATTATAGAATCCTTGTTGTTGATGATGAATGGAACATGAGGAATTTAGTTAAGATCTATTTGTCTAAAGAGAAATATCAAATTGATGAAGCCAAAGATGGTAACGAAGCCATACAAATGGCTCAGCAAAGCCCTTACGATTTAATGGTTTTGGATATCATGCTTCCAGATATTAATGGGTGGGAAGTTTGTTTAACCATACGCCAAACTAAACAAATGCCTATTCTAATGTTGACGGCTCGAAATGATATTAAGGATCGAGTACACGGTCTAAATCTTGGTGCGGACGACTACTTGGTTAAGCCCTTTGCTTCTGAGGAATTAGTTGCTCGAGTCAAAGCCTTACTTCGCCGCCAGAAAATCAATGAGGAAACAAATGATACTTTCTTACATTTTGAAAATTTATCAATTAATGAGGAGAGTAGGGAAGTTAAGGTTTTGGAATCTCCAGTTGAGCTAACTCCAAAAGAGTTTGATATTCTTTATTTAATCGCTAGCCAACAGAAGCGAGTGTTTACTCGAGAAATTTTATTAGACAGCATTTGGTCTCCAGGTGAATTTCGCGATTTACGAGCCATCGATACACATGTGAAAAATATAAGGGAAAAGCTACGAAAGATAGGACTATCATATAATCCTATAAAGACGGTTTGGGGTGTAGGTTACAAATTTAATATTTCAGAGGATTGGAAGTAA
- a CDS encoding UDP-N-acetylmuramoyl-L-alanyl-D-glutamate--2,6-diaminopimelate ligase — protein sequence MKLEHLIEEFETEIEDKSMRKDITIQGIADSSMDVEKDFVFVAIKGFNADGHSFIEQAIQRGACAVVGEEAISNSSIPYIRVENSRKALGVIANKFYGSPSKDKLLIGVTGTNGKTTTSYLLKHILEESGVSCSMIGTIQNVINGEVTQCVNTTPNSLVLHELLSKSRDEVIIMEVSSHGLTQHRVEGLKFDYCLFTNLYHDHLDYHASMEEYFRAKSLLFDKLKAHGQAIVNTDSFWGEKLSARLQDKGKRPYTIDESEDSDLRLLNFNLENSTITVKDNNELIHICSPLSGVHNMYNVAMAYATAKHLKIAKERILKAIYEFTGVDGRFEVFQQDNGTTVVVDYAHTPDAIFHCLRTARLCGAKRVLHVFGFRGDRDPTKRREMLSITSELSDHYILTVDDLNTVSHKEMIETLKSLSDTFGNEKGAVVSDRTLAIKQALDQSESGDWIVITGKGHEKYQQNYDLPAESDKDTIMYLNNMKKRLLE from the coding sequence ATGAAATTAGAACATCTGATAGAGGAATTTGAAACAGAAATTGAAGACAAGAGTATGAGAAAAGATATAACCATTCAAGGAATTGCTGATAGCTCAATGGATGTTGAAAAGGATTTCGTATTTGTAGCTATAAAGGGCTTTAATGCAGATGGTCATTCATTTATTGAACAAGCTATTCAAAGAGGAGCTTGCGCTGTAGTAGGAGAAGAGGCTATTTCTAATTCATCCATACCCTATATAAGGGTGGAAAATAGTAGAAAGGCTTTAGGGGTTATAGCTAATAAATTTTATGGTTCTCCCTCCAAAGACAAGTTGTTGATTGGGGTTACCGGTACGAATGGGAAAACAACTACAAGCTATTTATTGAAACACATATTAGAAGAAAGTGGCGTATCTTGTTCGATGATTGGAACCATTCAAAATGTGATCAATGGGGAAGTCACTCAGTGTGTGAATACCACGCCCAATTCTCTTGTTTTACATGAACTTCTTTCCAAGAGTAGAGATGAAGTCATTATTATGGAGGTTTCATCACATGGATTAACGCAACATCGTGTAGAAGGATTGAAGTTTGATTATTGTTTATTTACTAACCTTTACCATGATCATCTCGACTATCATGCCTCCATGGAGGAGTATTTTCGTGCAAAATCTTTGTTATTCGATAAGTTAAAGGCGCATGGACAAGCCATCGTAAATACAGATAGTTTTTGGGGTGAAAAGCTATCTGCAAGGTTACAGGACAAAGGAAAGAGACCGTATACTATCGATGAATCTGAAGATAGTGATTTAAGATTGCTTAATTTCAATTTGGAAAATTCTACAATAACAGTTAAAGATAATAACGAATTGATCCATATCTGTTCTCCTTTATCTGGGGTTCATAACATGTACAATGTTGCAATGGCCTATGCAACAGCTAAACATTTAAAGATAGCTAAGGAACGTATTCTTAAGGCCATCTATGAATTTACAGGAGTGGATGGTCGGTTTGAAGTTTTCCAACAAGATAATGGTACTACTGTTGTAGTTGACTATGCACACACACCAGATGCTATTTTTCACTGCTTACGTACAGCAAGGCTCTGTGGTGCTAAAAGAGTCCTCCATGTTTTTGGATTTAGAGGGGACAGGGACCCAACAAAGAGACGAGAAATGCTGTCCATCACTTCAGAATTAAGTGATCACTATATTCTAACGGTAGATGACTTAAACACTGTTTCTCACAAAGAAATGATCGAAACGCTCAAATCCCTAAGTGATACCTTTGGGAATGAGAAGGGGGCAGTCGTTTCGGATCGAACTTTGGCCATAAAACAGGCATTGGATCAGAGTGAATCAGGGGATTGGATTGTTATTACTGGGAAGGGACATGAAAAGTATCAACAAAATTATGATCTGCCAGCTGAATCTGATAAAGATACAATCATGTACCTAAACAATATGAAAAAACGGTTATTGGAGTAG
- a CDS encoding urease accessory protein UreH domain-containing protein, translating into MYQIFSNISNFFSQPFFNLANQWEGIPLLSAFLLGLVGAVAPCQFTGNIGAITIYGNRSLQKNVPWMHVSLFVLGKLVVFSGLGLVVWLLGKEFQANFTLFIPVIRKLIGPILILIGLFMAGFFKMRWSVNFGKIPERYMKDSKIGSFLMGVSFTLAFCPTMFILFFMTLMPVVLSTSYGVVLPSVFAIGTSVPLLLSIFIIWYFELGGKFMKQGRKIGSVVQRIAGWILIIIGLLDTLTYW; encoded by the coding sequence ATGTACCAAATCTTCAGTAATATCAGCAACTTTTTTAGCCAACCCTTTTTTAATTTAGCCAATCAATGGGAAGGCATTCCTCTCTTATCGGCTTTTCTCCTTGGTTTAGTTGGTGCCGTAGCTCCTTGTCAGTTTACTGGAAATATAGGTGCTATTACGATATATGGTAACCGTTCATTGCAAAAAAATGTTCCTTGGATGCATGTATCTCTTTTTGTATTAGGAAAGCTTGTGGTGTTCTCTGGACTCGGGCTCGTGGTTTGGCTACTTGGAAAGGAGTTTCAGGCAAACTTCACATTATTTATCCCTGTGATAAGAAAACTAATCGGACCGATTTTGATTTTAATAGGGCTTTTCATGGCAGGTTTTTTTAAGATGCGTTGGAGTGTTAATTTCGGAAAAATCCCAGAGCGATATATGAAGGACAGTAAGATCGGAAGCTTTTTAATGGGAGTAAGTTTTACTTTAGCTTTTTGCCCGACCATGTTTATTTTGTTTTTTATGACCCTAATGCCTGTAGTTTTATCCACTTCTTATGGAGTAGTTTTACCATCAGTCTTTGCGATTGGAACATCTGTACCACTATTACTTTCCATCTTCATCATTTGGTATTTTGAATTGGGTGGAAAGTTTATGAAACAAGGTCGAAAAATCGGTTCCGTTGTTCAGCGAATAGCTGGGTGGATTTTGATTATCATCGGTCTATTGGATACCTTAACTTATTGGTAA
- a CDS encoding YwmB family TATA-box binding protein has protein sequence MRNRWFIINRKSAILGLFLAVVLYFAFTITPTFSSSNDPSNLINSVEKMGGFTEYKIAHGSKVPHSINKEAFMSMGEELQKSFSITFSEVSHPGNHQVMEFIGEKPLSKTSKLQMKWVGTPKGEDSKSYEAFLLIKVTGSDGNKEAFLTDWELIKNRLQEAGITPSLNFTLQKELSQVMNQDKQANYLEKIFKELDGTVRSNYKDDSQMIFEGYSDRLSNGIMSEGQMMNLQMSIKSDQKTNKTIVEIGSPLLILY, from the coding sequence ATGAGAAATCGATGGTTTATAATAAACAGGAAGTCAGCAATTTTAGGGCTTTTTTTAGCCGTTGTACTTTATTTTGCCTTTACTATAACTCCAACTTTTTCTTCAAGTAATGACCCGTCAAACCTAATCAACTCTGTAGAGAAAATGGGCGGATTTACTGAGTATAAGATTGCTCACGGAAGTAAGGTACCTCATTCCATCAATAAAGAAGCCTTTATGTCAATGGGAGAGGAGTTACAGAAATCATTTTCTATCACGTTCTCTGAAGTAAGCCATCCCGGCAACCACCAGGTGATGGAGTTTATTGGGGAAAAGCCTTTGTCCAAAACGAGTAAACTTCAGATGAAATGGGTTGGAACACCAAAAGGGGAAGATTCCAAATCCTATGAGGCCTTTCTTTTAATAAAAGTAACGGGGAGTGATGGAAATAAGGAGGCATTTCTAACGGACTGGGAGTTGATTAAGAATCGGCTACAGGAAGCTGGCATTACACCATCACTTAACTTCACCCTTCAGAAAGAGCTGAGTCAGGTCATGAATCAGGACAAACAAGCGAATTATTTGGAAAAGATTTTTAAGGAGTTAGATGGAACAGTTAGAAGTAATTATAAAGATGACAGCCAAATGATATTTGAAGGTTATTCAGACCGCCTATCCAATGGAATTATGAGCGAAGGTCAAATGATGAACTTGCAAATGTCTATTAAATCGGATCAAAAAACAAACAAAACGATTGTGGAAATCGGTTCCCCACTGCTCATCCTTTATTAA